One genomic segment of Gopherus flavomarginatus isolate rGopFla2 chromosome 11, rGopFla2.mat.asm, whole genome shotgun sequence includes these proteins:
- the LOC127031247 gene encoding olfactory receptor 6F1-like, with translation MSEENHTRVKEFILLGFPGSQYLQLSLFVLFFFMYVLIITGNVAIIFLVRTQTCLQTPMYYFLCNFAFLEIWFTTACVPKTLANLVSQSKSISFTSCLLQMYFVFSLGCTEYFLLAVMAYDRYLAICYPLHYNTIMSSTLSVQLALSSWVGGFLVISVPAGLIARLSFCGPNVINHFFCDINPWIILSCTDTYLVEMVCFIMFAIVILGSCVITLVSYIYIISTILKIPSSQGRQRAFSTCSSHLTVVIIWYGSTIFLHVKPSIETSLELTKIVTVLNTIVTPFLNPFIYTLRNKEVREILKKVFSRGT, from the coding sequence ATGAGTGAGGAAAATCACACCAGAGTGAAGGAATTCATCCTTCTAGGATTCCCTGGGTCTCAGTATTTGCAGCTGTCTCTCTTTGTACTCTTCTTCTTCATGTATGTCCTGATCATCACTGGTAACGTGGCCATCATCTTCCTAGTCAGGACCCAGACATGCCTTCAAACTCCCATGTACTACTTCCTCTGCAACTTTGCCTTTCTGGAGATCTGGTTCACCACAGCCTGTGTCCCTAAGACTCTAGCCAATCTTGTGTCCCAAAGCAAATCCATCTCCTTCACCAGCTGCCTTCTGCAGATGTATTTTGTCTTCTCCTTGGGCTGCACAGAATACTTCCTCTTGGCTGTCATGGCCTATGACCGCTATCTGGCCATTTGCTACCCGTTGCATTATAACACTATTATGAGCAGCACTCTCTCTGTTCAGCTGGCCCTTAGCTCTTGGGTGGGTGGCTTCCTGGTTATTTCTGTACCAGCAGGTCTGATTGCCAGATTGTCCTTCTGCGGCCCAAACGTCATCAATCACTTCTTTTGTGACATAAATCCCTGGATAATTCTCTCCTGCACTGACACCTACCTAGTTGAGATGGTCTGTTTCATCATGTTTGCCATTGTCATCCTAGGATCCTGTGTGATAACCCTGGTATCCTACATTTATATCATCTCCACCATCTTGAAAATCCCCTCATCACAAGGTCGGCAAAGGGCCTTTTCCACGTGCTCTTCTCATCTCACAGTTGTGATTATATGGTACGGATCCACCATTTTTCTACATGTTAAACCATCCATAGAAACCTCTTTGGAACTGACCAAAATAGTCACCGTCTTGAACACAATTGTGACTCCATTTCTAAATCCTTTCATCTATAcactgagaaacaaagaggtcagAGAGATCTTGAAAAAAGTATTCAGCAGGGGGACTTGA